The Gemmatimonas aurantiaca T-27 DNA segment GTTGCTGGCTGATCCGTCATGCACCAAGGAGCAGGCCGCCATGCAGTTGCTCGAAGGGGGCGATCGACGCCGCATGACACGCCTCAAGGCGCTGCGCGGCGACGACGCCAGCCTCCAGAACGCACCGAAGGTGAGCGGCAATGCCGCACCCGCCGGCATGAAGGCGGGCGCGGGCCGCCTGCTCAGCACCTACGCGAAGGTGAACCCGCAGTCCGTGCCTGCCGCGCTCCGCGGCAGCACATCCGCGACGCGCTGAGGCGACGCAATCCAGGCGCCGCATCAGTGGCGCCACAACTCAGGAGGTGATCATGTCGTCGTTGGCGCACTACACACAGCATCCGCCCTACGTGCCGAGCGCGTTTCTGCTCTCAGGGGATGCGTTGAACGGCAAGTTCGTACTCATGGCGGGCTCGCTGAAAGCGGGCGCGGTATTGGGTCGAGTGCTCGGTACGGCCACGCCGGCCGCCAATGCGGGCAACACCGTGGGCAGCGGCACCATTGGTGCTGTGACTCTGGGCGCTGGCGTGAAGGCCGGCGTCTACAAACTCACCTGCATCGAACCGGCATCGAATGCGGGAGTCTTCGAGCTCGAGGGTCCGGACGGCATCGTCGTGTCCAGCAAGGTGACGGTCGCTGTCGCGTATGCCGGGCCACTCGGCTTCACCATCTCCGACGCCACTGACTTCGTCGCGGGCGACGGCTTCACGATCACCGTGGCTCTCGCAGGTGATGATGCCAACCAGGTGAAGCTGTCAGCGACAGCGGCCACCGACGGGAGTCACTTGCCGCAGGTGGTCCTCATGCACGACGCCGATGCCACGGCGGCCCCGGTGGAAGTGCTGGCCTACACCCGAGGCGACTTCGCGAGTTCGGCCCTCTCGTACGGCGCGGGGCACTCCCTCGCCACGGTCCGCGAG contains these protein-coding regions:
- a CDS encoding head decoration protein — protein: MSSLAHYTQHPPYVPSAFLLSGDALNGKFVLMAGSLKAGAVLGRVLGTATPAANAGNTVGSGTIGAVTLGAGVKAGVYKLTCIEPASNAGVFELEGPDGIVVSSKVTVAVAYAGPLGFTISDATDFVAGDGFTITVALAGDDANQVKLSATAATDGSHLPQVVLMHDADATAAPVEVLAYTRGDFASSALSYGAGHSLATVREPLRLRDIHIIPTAS